A stretch of DNA from Candidatus Binatia bacterium:
AACGCGCTCTTCCGTAGTTGGCCGGCCAATTTGGCGGGAACGTAAGCGGCCAGCTCGACTCCCTCGGCGGTGTACCGTTCCTCGATGACACGGCCTATTTTGCGCGCTCGCGCGATCAAGTCGCCCCGGTTCAGTGGCAGGTGGACCCGAACTTCCTCGAAAAGTCTCAAGAGCTCACGATCCACAAGATCGAGCAAATCGTTCAAACCCTGTCCTGTGCGGGCGGAAACGAGACATGTGTTCGAGGCCGGAGACACAAAAGGTCGTTGCGGTGCAAGGTCAATCTTGTTGTACACGAGCACGCGCGGCTTTCGTTCCGCGCCAAGTTCCGCGAGCACCGCCTCCGCTACCTGGCGGTGCTGTTCCGCTAAGGGATGCGAAGCGTCCACCACGTGGACGAGCAAGTCGGCGGTTTGGACCTCTTCGAGGGTGCTTTTGAACGCATCCACGAATCCGTGAGGAAGTTTGTGAATAAAGCCGACCGTGTCCACGAGCAATGCGTTGGCGCCGCTGGGAAGGCGGAAGTGTCGAACCATTGGGTCTAGGGTGGCGAAGAGCTGGTCCGCTACTAGCGCGTGGGCCGAGGTGATCCGGTTCATCAGCGTCGATTTGCCAGCGTTCGTGTAGCCGACCAGAGCAACAGTGGGCAGGGGAATATGTGCCCGGCTCTCCCGGTGAATGTGGCGCGTACGGGCCACCTCCCGCAGCCGTTGTCGCAAAAGTGCTACGCGCTCACGAACTTTTCGCCGGTCGACCTCGAGCTGGGTTTCGCCCGGGCCGCGCGTGCCTACCCCGCCACCAAGCCGCGACAGGTGCTGCCACTGTTTGGTCAGCCTCGGCAAAAGGTACTGAAGTTGAGCGAGCTCGACTTGCAGTTTGCCCTCCAGGCTGCGCGCGCGTTGCGCGAAGATGTCGAGGATTAATTGGCTGCGGTCGATGACCTTGAGACCGATCCGTGTCTCCAGGTTTCGCTGTTGGGCGGGTGACAGTGGTTCATCGAAGATCACCACTTGGGCTTGATTTTCCCAAGCGTAACGGCGCACCTCCTCGACTTTGCCGGAACCAATGAAAGTTGCCGGTTGGGGTCGGGCAAGAATTTGCAGTACGCGCCCGACCACGACAACTCCAGCACTTTGGGCGAGTCGTTCGAGTTCGTCGAGCGACTCCAGGCCGCTGACCAAGCCACGTTGGCGGCGCTCCACACCCACGAGGACCGCCCGCTCGGGCTCTCGTTGGAGGCGAGCCGGCCATTCCGGAGAAGGCCGGGAGATCGAACTTGGCCCAGCAACGAAGGGCAAAGCGTTTGTCCGCGGGCGTTCCGTTCGCCTCACTGCAAGTTAACCGCGCCCTCGCCTAAAAATTGTTCCACCTCGGTGACGAAGCTTTCTGTCGGAGCCACTTTCAAGGTCGTCGGCAACGCCATCACGATTTCGCGCTTCGCTTCCGCTAACCAAAGATGAACGAACGTCTCGCAGTTCCCCCGGTGGCGAGAACAGGTTTGACGCAAGCGCTGTAGAAGCTCGTCGGTAACAAGTTCCGCGCGCAAAGCCAAACGGACCTGTTTAAATGCTCTTTGCTGCACCTCAGAGAGAAGCGTCACGGTTTCGGCAATAAGTTGGCAGCGTTCCTCGTCGATCTCAAGGGTTCCCTCCACCAAAACGGGCTCATCCGCGTGGATCGCTGCCTCGTATTGGCGGTACGTATCTGGCCAAGCGACCACTTCCACGGTCCCCGAGCGGTCTTCCAACACGAAGTTCGCGTAGCGCTCGCCCTTGCGGGTATTTCTCGCTTTGAGCGTGTGAATCACTCCCCCCAGCTTCACCTTGCCGTTCTCGCCCCTCGCGCGCACCTCGGCAATCGTTCCGTTGGTAATTCTACGCAGAGGACGTTCCCAACGATCCAAAGGGTGGCCGGTGATGAAAAAGCCCAAGGCCTCGCGCTCGAGCCGCAAGCGCTCTTTGGCCGGCCACTCGCCGATCGAGGGTAACTCGGGGGCCGGCGGCGCCGTCGTCGCAAGGGCTTCGGGGGCAAACAGGCTGATTTGATTCCGCGGAGTCGCCCGTTCTTGCTCGGTGGATGCCCAACGGAGTAAGGGCTCGAGTCCTTCGAGTAGTCGGCGCCGTGGCTCTTGGGTAAAGTCAAACGCGCCACAATTGATCAAGCTTTCGATGACGCGTTTGTTCACTTGCTGCAACGGCACACGCTTGCAGAAGTCCGCAAGCGACTGGAATCGGCCTTCTTGCCGGGCATCCAAAATTGCTTCCACGGCTTTTTGTCCGACCCCTTTGACTGCTCCCAGGCCGAACCGAATGGCGCGTTTGCCCTCAGGCGTCGCCGGTGCCACGACCGTAAAGTCCAAGGCGCTCTCATTGACGTCGGGCGGCAGGATCGGGATCTCCATCTCGCGACAAGCCGCGATGTTCTTGTAAGTCTTGTCCGTGCTGTCCATCTCCAAGGTGAGCAGCCCAGCCATGAACTCCTCGGGGAAGTGCGCCTTCAAGTAAGCCGTTTGATAGGAAATAAATGCGTAGGCCGTGGAATGCGACTTGTTGAACCCGTACGCCCCAAACGTTTCCATTTGCTCAAAAATTGCGGTTGCCAGTTCCTGGGAGACTCCGCGCTCCACGGCACCCCGGATGAAACGGCCTTTTTCACGCTCCATTTCATCCTTTTTTTTCTTCCCCATCGCGCGGCGCAGATTGTCTGCATCGCCAAGGCTATAGCCTGCGAGCACGCGCGCGATTTGCATCACTTGTTCCTGATAGAGGATCACCCCGTAGGTTTCTCGTAAAATTGGCTCCAGACTGGGGTGTAGGTATTGGATGGGTACCTCGCCATGCTTGCGCTTGATGAATTCTTCCACCATCCCGGAGTCGAGCGGGCCGGGACGAAACAACGCGAGGACCGCGATCAGGTCCTCGAATTTGTTCGGTCGGAGCGAAGTAACCAGCTTGCGCATCCCGCTGCTTTCCAATTGAAACACCCCGACGGTGTCGCCGCGGCAAATCAATCCGTAGGTTTCCGCATCGTCGAGGGGCAACTGCTCGACGTCGATCTCCACCCCGCGCCCGGCACGCACCAGAGCCACGACCTTCGCAATCATGGTTAGAGTCTTCAGGCCCAGGAAGTCGAACTTGATCAGGCCAATGGCATCCACGTCACCGTACGGGTACTGAGTGAGGACGGCGCCGTCTTTGTCCACAAATAGCGGCAGGGTTTCCACGAGCGGACGATCGCCAATCACGATGCCCGCAGCGTGCTTCGATGCATGCCGCAGAAGCCCCTCTAGGCGTAGGGCGTAGTCGAACAGTTGCTGCTCTCGGGTACCGCGTTCCCGAATTTCCCGCAACCTCGGTTCCATTTCGAGGGCCTCGGCGAGAGGGAAGTCCTTGCCCTGCTTTGGTGCGGGATACAATTTCGCGATCCGGTCGGTTTCCGAGTAACTAAAGTCCAGAACACGTCCGACATCCTTGATTGCTTGTTTACCTTTGAGCGTGCCAAAGGTGATGATTTGTGCAACACAGTCGTCACCGTATTTTTCCCGAACGTAACGGATGACCTCGTCCCTTCGTTCGAAACAGAAGTCCATGTCGATATCGGGCATGGACTTTCTCTCGGGGTTGAGAAATCGCTCGAACAGCAGGTTGTACGGGATCGGGTCAACCGTGGTGATGTCCAGTGCATACGCTACCAGGCTGCCTGCAGCCGATCCCCTTCCGGGACCAACTGGGATTCCGTGTTGCTTGGCGTAGCGGGTAAAGTCCGCAACGATGAGAAAGTACCCAGAAAAACCCATTCTCCGGATGATTTGCAGCTCTTCTTCCAGCCGATCCCAGTACTGGCGTTCCTTTTCGGGAGTCCAATCGGAAGCCGCGCGTTTACGCTGGAGGCGACGCTCTAAGCCTTGGCGAGCCAACTGGGAGAGATGGTCTTCCAGGCTTTGATTGCCGGGCGTGCGATACACGGGGAACTGGTAGCGGCCGAAGCGCATTTCGAATTGGCAACGGCGCGCCACCTCGAGGGTGTTGGTGATGGCCTCAGGAAGTTGCGGGAATGCGCGGGCCATTTCGGCCGGCTCTTTCACATAAAGCTGGTCCGTCTCGAAACGCCAGCGCGTCGGATCGCTGAGGGTTTTGCCGGTTTGGATACACAGCAAGACCTCGTGCGCCGCGGCATCGTCGGGCGTGAGATAGTGGCAATCGTTGGTGGCAACGACCGGCAGGGATAATTCGTGTGCGAGCCGGATGAGTTCCACATTGGCCCGTTCTTGCTGGGGCAGTCGGTTGTCCTGAATCTCGACGTAATACCGGCCATCGAACATCGCACGGTACTCTTCCATGACCGCGCGGGCACGCTCGATCGAGCCTGCAGCGATAGCCTCGTTGACTTCGCTGGCCAAGCAACCGGAGAGGGCGATCAAGCCACGGTTGAGCTCCCGGAGCAATTCCTTGTCGATGCGAGGCTTGTAGTAAAACCCCTCTTTGTAACTCAGGGTGACGAGACGACACAGGTTACGATAACCTTCTTCATTCATCACCAGCAGAATGAGGTGGTGGTTGCCGGCAGTCTCCGCGTCCGCAGCGCGTAATTTTTTCTCCGTACGGTGGCCGGGAGCCACGTACATTTCGCATCCGATGATGGGCTGAATCCCTGCCGCCATCGCGCGGCGATAGAACTCCACCGCGCCGAAAAGATTGCCATGGTCGGTCATGGCAATGGCCGGCATCCCGGCCGCTTTGACCTTTTGAATCAGGTCGGGAATCTTGTTGGCCCCATCGAGCAAGGAGTACTGGGTATGCACATGCAGGTGAACGAAGCTCATTGCGATCACCCTCCCCTACTCTGCCTACGACAATCTCCTTACTCCCATTCAATCGTTGCGGGTGGCTTGGACGAAATGTCGTACACGACTCGATTGATGCCCGGAACCTCGTTGATCAGCCGTGTCGACAGGCGTGCTAGGAGTTCGTGGGGCAAGCGGGCCCAATCGGCTGTCATTCCGTCTACGCTTTGTACTGCACGGACAGCGAGGACGTTCTCGTACGTCCGTGCATCGCCCATCACCCCAACGCTTTTGACTGGTAATAACACAGCAAATGCTTGCCAAAGCTGTTCGTACCACCCAGCGGCTCTGACCTCCTCCTCGACAATTGCATCAGCGTGTTGGAGTATGGCCACACGCTCGGCGGTGACCGGACCGATGATCCGAATCGCTAATCCGGGCCCGGGGAACGGGTGACGGTCGATAATTTCGCGAGGTATGCCCAAGACCACCCCGAGCTCGCGCACCTCGTCTTTGAACAACTCGCGCAAAGGCTCAATGAGCTCCAATTGCATCCGTTCGGGGAGGCCACCCACGTTGTGATGACTTTTGATCGTGGCCGATGGCCCCTTGAACGATACGGATTCGATTACGTCCGGGTACAACGTTCCCTGGGCCAGGAAGCGTACACCACTCAGATTGCGCGCTTCCTGCTCGAAGACTTCGATGAACGTGTTACCAATAATCCGGCGCTTTTGTTCCGGATCTTCCACACCCGCGAGCCGTTGGAGGAATAACGCACTGGCATCAACCTGGCGCACCCGGAAGTGAAACGCGTTGGTGAGGAAACCCATGACCCGTTGCGGCTCATGTCGGCGAAGCACCCCGTTGTCCACAAAAACGCAAGTGAGCTGGTCGCCCACAGCCCGATGGACAAGCGCGGCCGTGACTGTCGAATCTACTCCGCCACTGAGAGCGCAAACGACTCCCGCCGACCCGACGCGCTGCCGAATACGACGGACTTCCCGTTCGACAAAGTTTTCCATCGTCCAATCGGCCGGAGCATGACAGATCCGAAACAGAAAGTTGGCGAGGATGTCTTTGCCGCGCGCCGTGTGCGCCACTTCTGGATGGAACTGAACACCGAAGAAACGCCGTTGTTGGTCGGTAAATGCTGCGATCGGAGCGTTGTTGCTTTTCGCCAATACCCGGAATCCCTTCGGCAATTGTTCGATTCGATCCCCGTGGCTCATCCACACCCGCACAGGAGAATCGCCGAGACCTGCGAACAAGTCTGTATCATCGTCCACCGAGATTTCCGCCGGGCCATACTCGCGTTCCCGCGCTGCTGAAACTCGACCCCCAAAGTGCTGCGCTATGATTCCCATGCCGTAACAAATGCCGAGAACCGGAATTCCGAGATCGAAAATTTCTGGCGCGGGATGGGGGGCGCCCTCTTCGTACACGCTCGCGGGCCCGCCGGACAAAATGATTCCTTTGGGTTCGCGTTTCCGAATAGCATCGGGGGCCAGGTTGAATGGATGAATCTCGCAATACACGTGGAATTCTCGAATTCTGCGCGCGATGAGCTGAGTGTACTGGCTGCCAAAGTCGAGGATGAGAATCATCGGCTACGCTCCGATCCGCTCCGCTCCTGTCCCTCATTCTCGGCGATAATTGGGCGGTTCTTTGGTCATGGTGACATCGTGCACGTGGCTTTCTTCGAGCGAAGCACGACTCACACGAATGAACCGAGCACGTTCGTGCAGCTCTGCGATCGTCCGACATCCGGTGTAACCCATGCCGGCCTTTAACCCTCCGACGAGCTGCGTAATGATGAAGCTCAAAGGACCCTTGTATGGCACCCGCCCTTCGATGCCCTCGGGAACGAGCTTCACCGGTTCTTCAGTGTCTTGCATGTATCGATTACGGGATCCCTCGCGCTCTCGCATAGCCTCTAACGAGCCCATTCCACGATAAAGCTTGTACGTGCGACCCTGATACAGGATCGTCTCACCAGGGCTTTCTTCCGTGCCCGCGAACAGGCTGCCGATCATCACGGAATCGGCACCGGCGGCGAGAGCCTTGGTGATGTCGCCGGAAAATTTGATTCCGCCATCGGCGATGACGGGAATGCTGTAATCGCGGGCTACGCGGGCGCATTCCGCGACGGCCGTGAGTTGGGGTACGCCCACTCCCGAAACGACTCGCGTCGTGCAGATGGATGCCGGGCCCATACCGACCTTGATCGCGTCCGCACCCGCCCGCGCAAGGGCCCGCGCGCCGTCCGCAGTGGCGACGTTGCCGGCAATAAGCTCGACCGTAGGGTATGCTTGCTTTACGTACCGGATGGTGTCGAGCACCGAAGCCGTGTGACCGTGTGCCGTATCGATCACGAGTACGTCCGCCCCAGCGCGTACGAGCCGCTCCACTCGCTCCTCACGGTCTTCACCGGTGCCAATTGCGGCTCCTACCCGTAAGCGGCCAAATTGATCCTTGCAGGAGTTGGGGTACTGGGCGGCCTTCTGGATGTCTTTGACGGTGATGAGACCCTTGAGGCGGTTTTGGTTGTCCACGATCAACAGTTTTTCGATTCGATGAGTGTGCAAAATTTCCTTTGCCTCTTCGAGTCCGATGCCGGGATGGGCGGTGACGAGGTTATCCTTGGTCATGACCTCCCGGACTTTGCGGTCGAGCCGCTTCTCGAAGCGCAAGTCCCGGTTTGTCAAGATGCCCACCAAGTAACCGTTCTGGGTGACCGGTAAGCCTGAAATATTGTACCGCCGCATGATCTCCAAAGCATCGGCAATTGGCTGGTCCGGCCCAACGGTGACGGGATCGAGGATCATCCCGCTCTCCCATTTCTTCACTTTTTCCACCTCTCGCGCCTGTTCCTCCGGTGAAAGGTTGCGGTGAATGATGCCGATCCCACCCTCTTGAGCCATGGCGATGGCCGTGCGGTACTCGGTCACCGTATCCATCGCTGCACTGATTAGGGGGATGTTCAAACGAATGTTCCGGGTCAGATACGTGCTGCAGTCAGCGTCTTTGGGCATGAAGTCCGACTCTCCTGGAAGCAGAAGGACATCGTCGAATGTAAACCCTTCCGGTAGATCGTGCGTGAACATGGCGACCTCCTACGCGGACTGATGGCCCGAAAAGCAGGCAAGCCCATCGCCGCCGATCGGAGATGGGCTTGCCAACGCGAACACTGTGAACGGGTAGCAAACCATGCCTTTGTGTATCAAAGACACGGCCGAGGTGGCAAGTTTTGCCGGGTGTGTGCGCGGTTGCACAGGATAGACGGAGAGCATAGGAAGAGTAGCCGCATGGTTGTTTCCTTTGAGGGCAAAA
This window harbors:
- the dnaE gene encoding DNA-directed DNA polymerase, producing MSFVHLHVHTQYSLLDGANKIPDLIQKVKAAGMPAIAMTDHGNLFGAVEFYRRAMAAGIQPIIGCEMYVAPGHRTEKKLRAADAETAGNHHLILLVMNEEGYRNLCRLVTLSYKEGFYYKPRIDKELLRELNRGLIALSGCLASEVNEAIAAGSIERARAVMEEYRAMFDGRYYVEIQDNRLPQQERANVELIRLAHELSLPVVATNDCHYLTPDDAAAHEVLLCIQTGKTLSDPTRWRFETDQLYVKEPAEMARAFPQLPEAITNTLEVARRCQFEMRFGRYQFPVYRTPGNQSLEDHLSQLARQGLERRLQRKRAASDWTPEKERQYWDRLEEELQIIRRMGFSGYFLIVADFTRYAKQHGIPVGPGRGSAAGSLVAYALDITTVDPIPYNLLFERFLNPERKSMPDIDMDFCFERRDEVIRYVREKYGDDCVAQIITFGTLKGKQAIKDVGRVLDFSYSETDRIAKLYPAPKQGKDFPLAEALEMEPRLREIRERGTREQQLFDYALRLEGLLRHASKHAAGIVIGDRPLVETLPLFVDKDGAVLTQYPYGDVDAIGLIKFDFLGLKTLTMIAKVVALVRAGRGVEIDVEQLPLDDAETYGLICRGDTVGVFQLESSGMRKLVTSLRPNKFEDLIAVLALFRPGPLDSGMVEEFIKRKHGEVPIQYLHPSLEPILRETYGVILYQEQVMQIARVLAGYSLGDADNLRRAMGKKKKDEMEREKGRFIRGAVERGVSQELATAIFEQMETFGAYGFNKSHSTAYAFISYQTAYLKAHFPEEFMAGLLTLEMDSTDKTYKNIAACREMEIPILPPDVNESALDFTVVAPATPEGKRAIRFGLGAVKGVGQKAVEAILDARQEGRFQSLADFCKRVPLQQVNKRVIESLINCGAFDFTQEPRRRLLEGLEPLLRWASTEQERATPRNQISLFAPEALATTAPPAPELPSIGEWPAKERLRLEREALGFFITGHPLDRWERPLRRITNGTIAEVRARGENGKVKLGGVIHTLKARNTRKGERYANFVLEDRSGTVEVVAWPDTYRQYEAAIHADEPVLVEGTLEIDEERCQLIAETVTLLSEVQQRAFKQVRLALRAELVTDELLQRLRQTCSRHRGNCETFVHLWLAEAKREIVMALPTTLKVAPTESFVTEVEQFLGEGAVNLQ
- the hflX gene encoding GTPase HflX, translating into MRRTERPRTNALPFVAGPSSISRPSPEWPARLQREPERAVLVGVERRQRGLVSGLESLDELERLAQSAGVVVVGRVLQILARPQPATFIGSGKVEEVRRYAWENQAQVVIFDEPLSPAQQRNLETRIGLKVIDRSQLILDIFAQRARSLEGKLQVELAQLQYLLPRLTKQWQHLSRLGGGVGTRGPGETQLEVDRRKVRERVALLRQRLREVARTRHIHRESRAHIPLPTVALVGYTNAGKSTLMNRITSAHALVADQLFATLDPMVRHFRLPSGANALLVDTVGFIHKLPHGFVDAFKSTLEEVQTADLLVHVVDASHPLAEQHRQVAEAVLAELGAERKPRVLVYNKIDLAPQRPFVSPASNTCLVSARTGQGLNDLLDLVDRELLRLFEEVRVHLPLNRGDLIARARKIGRVIEERYTAEGVELAAYVPAKLAGQLRKSALGQPAV
- the guaB gene encoding inosine-5'-monophosphate dehydrogenase encodes the protein MFTHDLPEGFTFDDVLLLPGESDFMPKDADCSTYLTRNIRLNIPLISAAMDTVTEYRTAIAMAQEGGIGIIHRNLSPEEQAREVEKVKKWESGMILDPVTVGPDQPIADALEIMRRYNISGLPVTQNGYLVGILTNRDLRFEKRLDRKVREVMTKDNLVTAHPGIGLEEAKEILHTHRIEKLLIVDNQNRLKGLITVKDIQKAAQYPNSCKDQFGRLRVGAAIGTGEDREERVERLVRAGADVLVIDTAHGHTASVLDTIRYVKQAYPTVELIAGNVATADGARALARAGADAIKVGMGPASICTTRVVSGVGVPQLTAVAECARVARDYSIPVIADGGIKFSGDITKALAAGADSVMIGSLFAGTEESPGETILYQGRTYKLYRGMGSLEAMREREGSRNRYMQDTEEPVKLVPEGIEGRVPYKGPLSFIITQLVGGLKAGMGYTGCRTIAELHERARFIRVSRASLEESHVHDVTMTKEPPNYRRE
- the guaA gene encoding GMP synthase [glutamine-hydrolyzing] codes for the protein MILILDFGSQYTQLIARRIREFHVYCEIHPFNLAPDAIRKREPKGIILSGGPASVYEEGAPHPAPEIFDLGIPVLGICYGMGIIAQHFGGRVSAAREREYGPAEISVDDDTDLFAGLGDSPVRVWMSHGDRIEQLPKGFRVLAKSNNAPIAAFTDQQRRFFGVQFHPEVAHTARGKDILANFLFRICHAPADWTMENFVEREVRRIRQRVGSAGVVCALSGGVDSTVTAALVHRAVGDQLTCVFVDNGVLRRHEPQRVMGFLTNAFHFRVRQVDASALFLQRLAGVEDPEQKRRIIGNTFIEVFEQEARNLSGVRFLAQGTLYPDVIESVSFKGPSATIKSHHNVGGLPERMQLELIEPLRELFKDEVRELGVVLGIPREIIDRHPFPGPGLAIRIIGPVTAERVAILQHADAIVEEEVRAAGWYEQLWQAFAVLLPVKSVGVMGDARTYENVLAVRAVQSVDGMTADWARLPHELLARLSTRLINEVPGINRVVYDISSKPPATIEWE